ATAATAATCACCTTCGCAAGCAAGTTCTGCACGTCTTTCTTTAAAGATATCATTAAAAGAAATTGTTGTTTTTTCAGGAACTCCAGCTCTTCTGCGAACTGCATTAAATGATCTTAAAGCATTTGGATCTGAAGTACTTCCTGATTGTGATCCTAAAATTGCTTCGGCATGAATTAACAACAATTCTGAATAACGCATCATATAACTATTCATACTGCTTTCGCCGTTAAACGGAGGATTAAATGGTCCTGTAATTGGTAAATTTTCTTTTCCGATTACATACTTTTTCAAACCTGCACCAGATTTCTGAGCTTCATATTCGATAGCAAATGTATATCCCAAAATCAATGGAGAATCTACATCAAGCGTTTGTGCATAGGTTAGATTTGGATAAAAATCTCCAGGCAACATAAAAGTTTCTTTTCTTCTTTTATCACCGTCTTCATAAACATTTTTAATTAAATCTTGTGATGGCGCGATCTGTCCTGAATAAGTAGTTTCTACCAATCTGTTTTCAGGAGCAAATAATGTATTCGAAAAATTTCCGTCAAAATAAGTTCCTGCACCGTTCCATTGCCATGAAAAAATAGATTCTTCATTGTTATTGTTTTTCTGCAGCCACAAATCAGCAAAAGATTTCGTTGGCAATTCATCTCCACCCAATAATTTAAATTCTCCGCTATTGATCACTTCCTGCGCTAATGCTCTCGCCAATTCATATTTTTTCTCATATAAATATACTTTAGCCAAAAGTGCTTTTGCAGAACCGCTTGATACATGTGCATTTGCAGCATAATTAGAACCTCTGTTTTTAGTTCTTAAATTGGCAATTGCAAATTTCAAATCGTTTTCAATGAATTTATATACATCTTCAGTTGGATTACTTGGAATCACATAATTCAGCGAATAATCGGCATTGTTTTCAATAATCGGCACATTTCCCCATAATCTCACCAAGAAGAAATAAGAGAAAGCTCTAATAAAATGAGACTCTCCTAAAGCATTATTTAAAGCTTCTTTAGTCACATTTGGACCAACATTTTTAGGCAAACTATTAATGTAAGCGTTAGAATTTGCAACAGCTCCATAACAAGATCTCCACGCATCAGAAATAAAAGATTGAGAATTGGTAAAACTCAAATCTGTAAATTTTCCAAAATCATTATAAACATCTGCATACATGTTTCCAGAAATTACATCTGTAATACCGTAGAAAGCAGATTTATTCATATTAAACCAAACAAGACCATACAATCCGTTTGTAGCGTTGTCAAGTTTCGAATCTGAGTCGTAATAATTACCAATAGTAGGCGTTCCTTCTGCAGGAACATCGATGAAATCCTGAGAACAAGAAGATGACATTAGTAAAACAAGTGTCATGGCAATTGCACCGCTTCTTTTTATTATATTTTTCATATTAATTCGTATTAAAATTCAACATTAAAACCAAAAGTAATTTGTCTAGGCACCGGATAGCGACCATTATCAACTCCTGATAATAACGCGTCCTGGTTGTAAGAACCTACCTCAGGGTCATAACCTGTGTATTTTGTAAAAGTGAATAAGTTTTGTCCCGAAGCATAAATTCTCAATCTTGATAATTTTAGTTGCGAAATCAAATCAGATGGTAAAGAATACCCAAGAGTTACGTTTTGAATTCTTAAGTAAGATCCATCTTCTATAAAACGTGTCGATACTGCATTATTAACATTATCATAAGTTGATGGTCTTGGCAAAGAACCATTAATATTTGATGCTGAATAAAAATCTTCCGCTTCTGTCAAATAATTAGTTCCCAAATTACTGTTTAACGTTCCCGACATACGAGTTAAATTCATCAATTTATTTCCTGCCGTTCCCTGAAGAAAAATAGACAAATCAACATTTTTGTATTTGAAGTTGTTTGTAAATCCGTAAGTGAATTTTGGATTTGGATTTCCAATCGCTTTCAAATCGTTTTGATCAATAATACCATCGTTATTTTGATCTTTATAAATAACATCTCCTTTTTGGAAATTTGGCTTTAGCGAATTCGTTCCGTCTTTCAGAACCACTTTATTACCTGAAGCATCAGTATGACCAAATTTTGTCAAATCATCATCTGTTCTGTAAATCCCTGCAGCTTCGTATCCAATAAATTCACCAATTGGCAAACCTTCCTGAGTTCTGGATACCGTAACAGTATTATAAGCAAGAGTTCCCATCGTTTTCACAATATTTAATCCTGCCATATTAGTAACCTCATTTACATATTTAGTAATGTTCAAACTACCATTCCAGGAAAAATTATCTGAGAATTTTTCTGTGTAACCAAGCGTAAACTCGATACCTTTATTATGCATGCTTCCAAGGTTAAAATAAGGAGGATTTACACCACCTTCATAATCACCACCTCCGGAAAGGTAATTTGGCAATGGAACCTGATATAAGAAATTCTTAGAAACTTTTTTGTACACATCTACCGAAGCCGTAAGTTTAGATTTAAACATTGTAAAATCAAGACCTAAGTTTGTCTGATCCTGAGTTTCCCATTTCAATTTTTGATTCGGTGTATTTGATGGCAAATAAGATGTTCCCATAGAACTGTTAACCAAATGCAGGTTTGAATCATATAAATTATTCCCAATCTGATTGTTTCCTGTTTGTCCCCAACCTACTCTTAATTTAATATTATCAACGTATTTTTTAGTTCCTTCCATGAAAGCCTCGTTAGAAAGTTTCCACGAACCACTTGCAGAACTAAAAACGCCCCATTTATTTCCGTAGAAAAATTTTGAAGATCCATCAGTTCTTACTGCAGCAGAAACACTATACTTATCACCGTAATCATAAACAACCCTTCCTAAATAAGAAGCAAGAGTTTGAGTTCCGGAATAAACGCCGCTAGTTACCGCTTTTGGCAAATCAGATGCCGCAAGAGATTTATCGTTATTGTCTTTATATCCTTCTGCTGTTATTGTATATCCTTCCCAATGTGCTCTGTTTGCTTCTTGTACAGCAAGGATTGTGAAATTATGTTTACCAATCGTGTTTCTATAAGTAAGCATGTTTTTTAAGTTCCATGAATTTCCTGAAGATGGATTGTAATATAAATTAGCATAACTTTTTACTGCATTTCCTAAAGAATACATAGGATCAAAACGTTGTCCTAAATTGTCATATATATATCCACCGGCTTCGAAACGATATTCTAAACCTTTAAATAAATCTATTTGAGTATAGAAATTTCCGGAATAGTTTTTTCTAACCAAAGTATTAGAACCCAACAAAGAAGTCGCAACCGGATTCACAAATGAAGTATTTCCTCCAGAAGGCGGTCCCGAAAAAGCACCAGATAATTCTCTTACTGCAACATCAGGAGTTGCTAATAAAGATGTCGCAACAACCCCGTTAAACTGACCATTTAATGTCAACTTTTCATCTGTAAGAGCACCGCTGATATTAACACCAACTTTTATGAATTTGTTGACTCTAGCATCGATATTAGCTCTAACATTATATCTTTTAAATCCAGATTCAATTACAATACCATCCTGATCTAAAACTCCACCAGAAAGGTAATAATTGATCCCTTCTTTGCCACCTGAAAACGATAACTGATTTGATTTCATAATTCCTGTTTCATAAATCGCATCTTGCCAGTCAGTTCCTTTTCCTAAAAGTTCAGGATGTGCAAATTCAGGACGTTTTGATGTAGGATCATAAACATCTGCCAAAGCATTTTGATGAATTGCATATTGCTGCAAATTCATAGAATGTAATTTTTTAGGCAAATTGCTTATCGAATAAGAATTTTCGAAAGTTAATTTTCCAGTTCCTTTTTTACCCGATTTTGTAGTAACAATTACAACTCCATTTGCTCCACGAGAACCGTAAATAGCAGTTGCCGAAGCATCTTTCAAAATATCTATAGACTCAATATCACTAGGATTAATAAGTGCCAAAGGGCTTTGTGTAATATTACCGTTATTAGAAAAGTTACTATTTCCCTGTGCATTTCTTCCTGATGTAGACGAGTTACGAGCATCTCCTGAAATTGGCACACCATCAATTACATACAAAGGTTCGTTTGTCCCTGTCAAAGACGAAACACCTCTAATTCTAACAGAAACGTTACTTCCCGGCTCACCAGAATTGCTATTTACCACAACTCCGGCAGCTTTACCCTGCATCATTTGGTCAAATGAAGCAACCTTTAAATTCTCAATATCTTTTGCGCCAATACTGGAAATAGCACTATTTACATCTTTTCTTTTTTGAGTTCCGTATCCAATTACAACAACATCTTTTAAGTCCTCAACATTAGATTTTAAAACTACATTAATAGTCTTTTTTCCATCAACAGCTATTTTTTGAGAATTAAAACCTATAAATGTGAAAACCAAAGTCGCATTTGCAGGAACATCAATTGTATATTTTCCATCAAAATCAGTAGAAGCAGTTGTTTTTTGTCCAACAACCGTAATATTTGCGCCAGGAATAGATAATCCTTTTTCATCAGACACAATTCCTGATACTTTAACCTGCGCCGAAATAGAATTGCAGGCGAGTAACAAAAATAAAATCAAAGGAACAGCGCTGTGGTTAGCATTCCAATGAATAAAGTTAGTTAGTAGTTTTTTCATAATAAATGTTTGGTTAGTTTAAATTTGTTTTATTCATAATTCAAGTCATAAAAAGGGATGTATTTATTCTCTTAAATTATTTAACAAATCTATAACACCAGAAAACATTAAATCGATAGTATTATATCATTTAATGATAATATTTTTACTATAGCGCTTTAAAAAAACACATATAAAAATAAAAGCAGTAAAAAATTACACTATTCGCAATCACCACGCCTTAAACCACTAAGAATTATAAATAAAAATTAACGAATCATCAAAAAAGCAATCGATTTCGTTAAAAATAATATTTGTTTGTGCAAAAAAAGTATCACTACAAAATACGTTTTAATCCAGAAAAATCTTCTCTATATTGACTCGGAGTACAGTTTTTTATAGCCTTAAAGCTACGATTGAAGTTCGCAATATTATTAAAGCCAGATTTAAAAGCCACTTCAGAAACACTCATATCTTTCTCAACAAGCCATCTCGCAGCATATCCAATTCGGATATCATTAATATAATTCACAAAAGTTTTTCCCGTACGTTTTTTAATAAATCGGTTAAAAGAAATAATAGACATACTCGCAACATTTGCAACATCTTCTAAAGTGATTTTTTCAGCAAAATGTTTCTGCACATATTCATAAACCAACTTCATTTTGTCATAATCATCAAACGTATCATAATCTACCGTATAAGTCGAAAGCAAACGTTGATTTCTGGAATTTGCCAAATCATATAATAAAGAAGTGATTTCCAAAAAATAATCCATTCCGTCTAGTTTAGAGAGCCTTACAAGTCTTGGCGTTAATTCTTCGGCTACTTTTTTTGAAAATAAAATACCATGAATCGATCGATTAAACATATCCCGAATCGGATTCATAATTCGTCTTGACAATAAAGATTCATGAAATAAATCGTTATGAAACTGAATTGTTATTTCATGTATTTTTTTGCTCGTGCATTTATTTAATTCCCAACCGTGATACAAATTTGGTCCAATTAAAACCAGTTCAACATTGTCGATTTCTTCTATATTATCACCAACAACACGCTTTACTCCTTTTCCATTTAAAATAAAATTGATCTCGAATTCCGGATGATAATGCACCGGAAAATCAAAGCTGTCTTTTACCCTGTCGAACACTAAAAAACTATCTCCAGCTGCTAGCGGAGCGATTTCTCTATAAAAATTTTTAGAACTACTCATCTTTAAAAACGGTTTTAGAAAGTGATATTAGATTTTTTTGTTTGCAATAATATGATATATAATTGATAAAATAATATTAATTATACGATAAACATCCGATTATCTTTGAAAAATAGAATTATCAATTTTACAAAAACAACATTGATAATAAACATTAATCATTTTTAATATAATATGTTTTTATAGTTTTGATAATATTAATCTAAAAATGGTATTGAATTTTCGATTGAAAAATCAGACATTTCAAAACCGTTTCAACAATTCACAAAACAATAGTTATCAAACTGAAAACAAGCACATTCATAATGAGAAAAAACATAATAGCACTAATCACAGCAGTATTTATAGGAACTTCTTGTTCTGCAAAGCCTGTTAGCAGTAATACTAATTTGTCACTTTCAGATAAAAAAGCAACACCTGAAACTGTTTCATTGTATAAAAAGCTAGTCCAATTGAGCCAAAAAGGATATCTATTTGGACATCAGGATGATCTTGCATACGGTGTAAACTGGAGATATGAAGATGGTCGCAGCGATGTAAAAGATGTCGTAGGAGATTATCCCGCAGTTTATGGTTGGGATTTGGCAGGCTTAGAAAAAGATAGTCCAAATAATATCGACGGAATTCCATTTACAAAAATGAAGCAATATATCGAAGAAAGCCACGAACGAGGCGGTATCACAACGATAAGCTGGCATTTTGATAATCCTGCAACCGGAAAAAGCGCTTGGGATACTGTTCCAAATTCACTTAAAACCGTTTTGCCTGGAGGAGAAAATCATCAAAAATTTACTATTTGGTTAGACAAAGCAGCCAATTATCTTTTGTCTTTAAAAGATAAAAAAGGAAAAAACATTCCCGTTCTTTTTAGACCTTATCACGAACTTACCGGAGGTTGGTTTTGGTGGGGAAAAGGAAATTGTACTCCAGAAGAATTCACAACCTTATGGAAATTCACCTTTGATTATTTACAAAAAAAAGGAGTTCACAACTTAATTTATATTTATAACACAAGTAGTTTCAAGACACAAGAAGATTTTTTATCGAATTATCCTGGCGATGATTACGCCGATGTTTTAAGCTTTGACTCTTATCAGAATAATGATGATAAAGAAGGTACAAAATTTATAGAAGAAGTTCAAAGCCAACTTAAAATCATAAATGAACTCGGCACAAAACAACATAAATTAATAGCGATAGCCGAAGCAGGTTACGAAGCAATTCCAGATCCAAAATGGTGGACAGGAACTCTTGACAAAGCTATTGGAGACTATAAAATCTCCTACGTTTTATTATGGAGAAACCACGGCTGGCAGGAAAAAGAAAAAAAGATGCATTATTATGCTCCATATTCCGGCCAGGTAAGCGAGAAAGATTTTGTTGATTTCTATAAACTGGATAAAACGCTATTTGAAAAAGACATCAAAAAAAAATTAAAAATTGAGAATTAAAAATTAAAAATTCGCGTCATCTACGTGCTAAAGAATATAAAAATAAAATCTGTTTTTATCCGCGTTTTTACAAAGTAAATCCGTTTTATCCGCGTCAAAAAACACACACAGAAACATTAAAATAATTAACCAAACAAAACCACAAAAGCCTAATGCACGACAAAATTAGTTTAAAAGAAAAAATAGGTTATGGCCTTGGAGACGCCGCATCATCTATGTTCTGGAAAATTTTCAGCATGTACCTCCTATTTTTCTATACCGATGTTTTCGGTTTGGCGCCAGCAGTCGTTGGAACCATGTTTTTGATCACCAGAATCTGGGATTCTTGTTTTGACCCAATTGTTGGAATCATCGCTGACCGAACAAAAAGCAAATGGGGAAAATTCAGACCCTATTTATTATGGGTTGCCGTTCCTTTTGCCGTTATTGGAGTTTTGACTTTTTACACACCGGATTTTGACGAAAAAGGAAAAATAATATACGCCTACGTAACCTATTCGGCGATGATGATGATTTATTCCTTAATCAATGTTCCGTATGCATCACTTTTAGGCGTTATGTCTTCTGACCGAAAAGAAAGAACCACATTATCCTCCTATAGAATGGTTTTTGCTTTTGGCGGAAGCCTTCTCGCACTTTGGTTAATTGAACCATTAGTAAATTACTTCGGCGGAAGCCTGAATTCCAAAACGGGTTGGTTAGCAACAATCACTGTTTTTGGAATCATTACAACAGCTTTTTTCTGGGGTTGTTTTTTCTTCACTAAAGAAAGAGTAAAACCAATCTCGGATGAGAAAAACAATCTAAAAGAAGATTTAAAAGACTTATTAAAAAATAAACCATGGTGGATTTTATTAGGAGCCGGAATTGGCGCTTTAGTATTCAATTCAATCCGAGATGGGGCAGCCGTTTATTACTTTAAATATTATGTAAGCAGCAGCGTAAATTTTGATTTTTCAATTTTTGGAACAAGTTTCCATATGACACCAACATCTATTTATTTGGTTCTGGGACAAGCCGCAAATATTATTGGAGTTATTGCCGCTACACCAATTGCCAACAGAATTGGAAAAAAGAAAACCTTTTTTGGTGCCATGGCTTTAGCAGCAATATTGAGTTTGATTTTCTATTTCTTCGGAAAAGAAGATGTTTTCTTAATTATGAGTTTTCAGGTTTTAATCAGTATTTGTGCCGGTTGCATTTTCCCGTTAATCTGGTCAATGTATGCAGATAGCGCCGATTATTCAGAGTGGAAACAAGGTCGAAGAGCAACAGGATTAGTATTCTCTGCTTCATCAATGTCACAAAAATTTGGCTGGACAATTGGTGGCGCCGGAACCGGATGGCTTTTAGGTTATTATGGTTTTCAGGCAAATGTTGAACAAACCGCCGTAACTCAAAACGGAATTCAATTAATGTTGAGTATTCTTCCTGCAATTGCAGCAATTATATCAGTCGTTTTTATCTTATTCTATCCATTATCTGAAGAAAAACTTCAAATAATCGAACAAGATTTGGACGAAAAACGAGACCAGAACAATTAAAATTATTACCCATACCGAAATCAAATAATATGACAACAATAACCTCTTCAGCTATATTTCAAGATAGAAAAATAGCATTAGAAAAAGAACATAAAACATTGGTTGAGCAAAAGAATGCTCCACAAGATCAAGCCGGAAACGGTATTTACGAACGCTACAAAAATCCGGTTGTTACGGCGGCTCACGTGCCTTTGAACTGGCGTTTTGATTTGAACGAAAGAACCAATCCGTTTTTGCAGGAAAGAATCGGGATGAATGCAGCATTTAATGCTGGCGCAATGAAATGGAACGGAAAATATCTGCTTGCCGTTCGTGTAGAAGGAATCGACAGAAAATCTTTTTTCGCTATAGCGGAAAGTCCAAATGGCGTAGATAATTTTAAGTTTTGGGAGAAACCTTGCGTGATTCCACAAACGTCAGAACCGGACACAAACGTTTATGATATGCGTTTAATCAATCACGAAGACGGTTGGGTTTACGGAATTTTTTGTACCGAAAGAAAAGATCCAAAAGCTCCAAAAGGCGATACAAGTTCGGCTGTAGCCAATGCCGGAATCGTTCGCTCAAAAGATTTGATAAACTGGGAAAGATTACCGGATTTGATTTCGAATACAGGACAACAACGTAATGTAGTTTTGCATCCGGAATTCGTAGACGGAAAATATGCCTTATACACCCGTCCACAAGATGGATTTATTGATGTTGGAGCCGGTGGCGGAATTGGTTTAGGTTATGTCGATGATATGACAAATCCGGTTGTAAAAGACGAGAAAATTATCTTCGGAAAACAATATCATACGATTTACGAATTGAAAAATGGTCTTGGTCCAGCTCCAATTAAAACCGAAAAAGGCTGGTTGCATCTTGCACACGGCGTTCGAAATACTGCTGCAGGATTGCGTTACACACTTTATATGTTCATGACAGATTTGAATGATATTTCGAAAGTTACGCACGTTCCTGCTGGACATTTTATGGGACCGGAAGGAATTGAAAGAGTTGGCGATGTCTCGAATGTTCTATTTTCAAACGGATGGATCGAAGATACTGACGGAACCGTTTATGTATATTATGCTTCATCTGACACAAGAATGCACGTTGCAGTTTCGTCTGTAGAAAAACTGGTTGATTATGTTACTAATGCGCCTTCGGATACTTTTATATCTGCAGGATCTGTAAAAACAATCATTAGCCAAATCGAAAAAAACAACACAATATAATATCGTGTCAGCAAAATTAAAACAGCTTAAAGCAGAATTATCATCCGAACTTGATTCAATTTTGAATTATTGGTCAAAACATACTTTAGATAACGAAAATGGAGGTTTTATTGGTCAAATTGATTTCAACGATCATATTATTACCAATACGGAGAAAGGTTCTGTTTTGAATGCCCGAATTTTATGGACTTTTTCGTCAAGTTATAAAATCACAAAAAGCGAAAGTCACAAAACGATAGCTAAACGTGCTTTTGATTTTCTTTCGGATAATTTTTATGATCCTGAATTTGGTGGTTTATTTTGGAGTATCAACGCTGATAAAACACCAAAAGACACCAAAAATCAAATCTATGCTTTAGCTTTTGCGATTTATGGATTATCTGAATATTACGCATTTTCTAAAGATGAAAAAGCTTTAGAAATAGCCATAAATCTCTATTTAAAAATCCAAGAGCACAGTTACGATCCAGTAAACAAAGGTTATTTTGAAGCTCTAACCCGCGATTGGCAACCTATCGAAGATTTACGTTTGAGCGACAAAGATGCCAATGAAAAAAAGACAATGAACACACATTTGCATATTGCAGAAGCGTATGCAAATTTGTTTAAAGTCTGGAAAGATAAAAAACTCCAAAGTGATATCGTTGAGTTATTAGAAACCATAGAAAAACATTTCATCAATACTGAAACAGGACATTTGCGATTGTTTTTTGATGAAAACTGGATCGAAAAACCAGACGTAATCTCTTATGGTCATGATATCGAAGCAGCTTGGCTTTTATTGCAATGTGCCGAAATTTCTGAAGATGAAAATTTAATTGCCAATTATAAAAAACACGCCATTCAAATGGCAGATGTTACGCAGGAAGGTTTGGATTCTGATGGCGGATTATGGTACGAATTTGATTCTGAAAAGAACGAGTTGATTGCCGAAAAACATTGGTGGGTTCAAGCCGAAGCTTTAATTGGTTTTTATAATGTGTATCAATTAACCAGCGATCAAAAGTATCTTGACATTGTTTACAAAAACTGGGATTTTATACAAAACCACATTTTAGACAAGCAAAACGGAGAATGGTTTTGGGGAATTTACCGAGATAATTCTTTGATCGAAAAAGACAAAGCAGGTTTCTGGAAATGCCCGTATCATAATGGTCGCGCGTGTCTGGAATTAATTAACCGAATTAAAACATAACAAAAATGAAAACTACATTTCTAAAAATAGCATTTATAAGTCTGTTGGTTTTGACCATAACAAGTTGTTCAAGTGATAACGGATCACAAGATGAAGTTGTCATTAATCCACCTGCAGAAACGGATCCGTTGACGACACAAAATGTTACGACATATATGGTCGATGCAAGTGCTACCAAAGAAACTGTAGCTTTATTTTATAATTTAAAAAAACTGGCAAAAACTAAAATCGCAATCGGACAACAAGATGCTTTTAGTAGTTTTTATCAGGATAATGGCGGAGACTCGGATATTAAAAAAAATACAGGTTCTGATCCTGCACTTTTAGGTTCTGATTTTATATTTATCACCGACAAAAACAATAATAATCAAGCAGATAATTGGTTTTACCAACAGGAATTAAATACAATTAGTAATGTAAAAAGTGCTTACGCGAAAGGTGTAATCAATACTTTTTCTTGGCATTTGAGAGAACCTAACAACGAAGATTCTTTTTATGCCGCTGATATGACTGAGAGTCAAAAAGCAACAGCTTTTAAAAGTATTTTGCCCGGAGGAACAAATCACGAATGGTACAAGAAAAAACTGGACAAAGTAGCGAGTGTATTTTTGAGTTTAAAAGGCGCAAATGGCGAATTGATTCCGATAATTTTCAGACCTTTTCATGAGTTTGACGGAAGTTGGTTTTGGTGGGGCGCTAATTTTTGTTCTGCCGATGATTATAAAAAAGTATATCAGTTTACAGTTGATTATTTAAAAAATACCAAAGGCGTTCACAACGTTTTATATGCTTTTTCACCTGACAACTCTTATAC
This genomic window from Flavobacterium sp. 9 contains:
- a CDS encoding RagB/SusD family nutrient uptake outer membrane protein, with the translated sequence MKNIIKRSGAIAMTLVLLMSSSCSQDFIDVPAEGTPTIGNYYDSDSKLDNATNGLYGLVWFNMNKSAFYGITDVISGNMYADVYNDFGKFTDLSFTNSQSFISDAWRSCYGAVANSNAYINSLPKNVGPNVTKEALNNALGESHFIRAFSYFFLVRLWGNVPIIENNADYSLNYVIPSNPTEDVYKFIENDLKFAIANLRTKNRGSNYAANAHVSSGSAKALLAKVYLYEKKYELARALAQEVINSGEFKLLGGDELPTKSFADLWLQKNNNNEESIFSWQWNGAGTYFDGNFSNTLFAPENRLVETTYSGQIAPSQDLIKNVYEDGDKRRKETFMLPGDFYPNLTYAQTLDVDSPLILGYTFAIEYEAQKSGAGLKKYVIGKENLPITGPFNPPFNGESSMNSYMMRYSELLLIHAEAILGSQSGSTSDPNALRSFNAVRRRAGVPEKTTISFNDIFKERRAELACEGDYYFDLGRLPFSQAKAILEAQNRGNREVEKHISISAANLLLPYPSDDLIKNPKLKEVAPYTFK
- a CDS encoding TonB-dependent receptor, translated to MKKLLTNFIHWNANHSAVPLILFLLLACNSISAQVKVSGIVSDEKGLSIPGANITVVGQKTTASTDFDGKYTIDVPANATLVFTFIGFNSQKIAVDGKKTINVVLKSNVEDLKDVVVIGYGTQKRKDVNSAISSIGAKDIENLKVASFDQMMQGKAAGVVVNSNSGEPGSNVSVRIRGVSSLTGTNEPLYVIDGVPISGDARNSSTSGRNAQGNSNFSNNGNITQSPLALINPSDIESIDILKDASATAIYGSRGANGVVIVTTKSGKKGTGKLTFENSYSISNLPKKLHSMNLQQYAIHQNALADVYDPTSKRPEFAHPELLGKGTDWQDAIYETGIMKSNQLSFSGGKEGINYYLSGGVLDQDGIVIESGFKRYNVRANIDARVNKFIKVGVNISGALTDEKLTLNGQFNGVVATSLLATPDVAVRELSGAFSGPPSGGNTSFVNPVATSLLGSNTLVRKNYSGNFYTQIDLFKGLEYRFEAGGYIYDNLGQRFDPMYSLGNAVKSYANLYYNPSSGNSWNLKNMLTYRNTIGKHNFTILAVQEANRAHWEGYTITAEGYKDNNDKSLAASDLPKAVTSGVYSGTQTLASYLGRVVYDYGDKYSVSAAVRTDGSSKFFYGNKWGVFSSASGSWKLSNEAFMEGTKKYVDNIKLRVGWGQTGNNQIGNNLYDSNLHLVNSSMGTSYLPSNTPNQKLKWETQDQTNLGLDFTMFKSKLTASVDVYKKVSKNFLYQVPLPNYLSGGGDYEGGVNPPYFNLGSMHNKGIEFTLGYTEKFSDNFSWNGSLNITKYVNEVTNMAGLNIVKTMGTLAYNTVTVSRTQEGLPIGEFIGYEAAGIYRTDDDLTKFGHTDASGNKVVLKDGTNSLKPNFQKGDVIYKDQNNDGIIDQNDLKAIGNPNPKFTYGFTNNFKYKNVDLSIFLQGTAGNKLMNLTRMSGTLNSNLGTNYLTEAEDFYSASNINGSLPRPSTYDNVNNAVSTRFIEDGSYLRIQNVTLGYSLPSDLISQLKLSRLRIYASGQNLFTFTKYTGYDPEVGSYNQDALLSGVDNGRYPVPRQITFGFNVEF
- a CDS encoding AraC family transcriptional regulator gives rise to the protein MSSSKNFYREIAPLAAGDSFLVFDRVKDSFDFPVHYHPEFEINFILNGKGVKRVVGDNIEEIDNVELVLIGPNLYHGWELNKCTSKKIHEITIQFHNDLFHESLLSRRIMNPIRDMFNRSIHGILFSKKVAEELTPRLVRLSKLDGMDYFLEITSLLYDLANSRNQRLLSTYTVDYDTFDDYDKMKLVYEYVQKHFAEKITLEDVANVASMSIISFNRFIKKRTGKTFVNYINDIRIGYAARWLVEKDMSVSEVAFKSGFNNIANFNRSFKAIKNCTPSQYREDFSGLKRIL
- a CDS encoding glycoside hydrolase family 26 protein — protein: MRKNIIALITAVFIGTSCSAKPVSSNTNLSLSDKKATPETVSLYKKLVQLSQKGYLFGHQDDLAYGVNWRYEDGRSDVKDVVGDYPAVYGWDLAGLEKDSPNNIDGIPFTKMKQYIEESHERGGITTISWHFDNPATGKSAWDTVPNSLKTVLPGGENHQKFTIWLDKAANYLLSLKDKKGKNIPVLFRPYHELTGGWFWWGKGNCTPEEFTTLWKFTFDYLQKKGVHNLIYIYNTSSFKTQEDFLSNYPGDDYADVLSFDSYQNNDDKEGTKFIEEVQSQLKIINELGTKQHKLIAIAEAGYEAIPDPKWWTGTLDKAIGDYKISYVLLWRNHGWQEKEKKMHYYAPYSGQVSEKDFVDFYKLDKTLFEKDIKKKLKIEN
- a CDS encoding MFS transporter, with translation MHDKISLKEKIGYGLGDAASSMFWKIFSMYLLFFYTDVFGLAPAVVGTMFLITRIWDSCFDPIVGIIADRTKSKWGKFRPYLLWVAVPFAVIGVLTFYTPDFDEKGKIIYAYVTYSAMMMIYSLINVPYASLLGVMSSDRKERTTLSSYRMVFAFGGSLLALWLIEPLVNYFGGSLNSKTGWLATITVFGIITTAFFWGCFFFTKERVKPISDEKNNLKEDLKDLLKNKPWWILLGAGIGALVFNSIRDGAAVYYFKYYVSSSVNFDFSIFGTSFHMTPTSIYLVLGQAANIIGVIAATPIANRIGKKKTFFGAMALAAILSLIFYFFGKEDVFLIMSFQVLISICAGCIFPLIWSMYADSADYSEWKQGRRATGLVFSASSMSQKFGWTIGGAGTGWLLGYYGFQANVEQTAVTQNGIQLMLSILPAIAAIISVVFILFYPLSEEKLQIIEQDLDEKRDQNN
- a CDS encoding glycosidase; this encodes MTTITSSAIFQDRKIALEKEHKTLVEQKNAPQDQAGNGIYERYKNPVVTAAHVPLNWRFDLNERTNPFLQERIGMNAAFNAGAMKWNGKYLLAVRVEGIDRKSFFAIAESPNGVDNFKFWEKPCVIPQTSEPDTNVYDMRLINHEDGWVYGIFCTERKDPKAPKGDTSSAVANAGIVRSKDLINWERLPDLISNTGQQRNVVLHPEFVDGKYALYTRPQDGFIDVGAGGGIGLGYVDDMTNPVVKDEKIIFGKQYHTIYELKNGLGPAPIKTEKGWLHLAHGVRNTAAGLRYTLYMFMTDLNDISKVTHVPAGHFMGPEGIERVGDVSNVLFSNGWIEDTDGTVYVYYASSDTRMHVAVSSVEKLVDYVTNAPSDTFISAGSVKTIISQIEKNNTI
- a CDS encoding AGE family epimerase/isomerase, which encodes MSAKLKQLKAELSSELDSILNYWSKHTLDNENGGFIGQIDFNDHIITNTEKGSVLNARILWTFSSSYKITKSESHKTIAKRAFDFLSDNFYDPEFGGLFWSINADKTPKDTKNQIYALAFAIYGLSEYYAFSKDEKALEIAINLYLKIQEHSYDPVNKGYFEALTRDWQPIEDLRLSDKDANEKKTMNTHLHIAEAYANLFKVWKDKKLQSDIVELLETIEKHFINTETGHLRLFFDENWIEKPDVISYGHDIEAAWLLLQCAEISEDENLIANYKKHAIQMADVTQEGLDSDGGLWYEFDSEKNELIAEKHWWVQAEALIGFYNVYQLTSDQKYLDIVYKNWDFIQNHILDKQNGEWFWGIYRDNSLIEKDKAGFWKCPYHNGRACLELINRIKT